A genomic segment from Comamonas terrigena NBRC 13299 encodes:
- a CDS encoding IclR family transcriptional regulator — protein sequence MDKERAGIQSVEVGFTLLQALAGAGRALMLKDLAGTAGMSAAKAHRYLVSFLRLDLVVQDARGRYDLGPAALHLGLATLQRQDPVRLARERLPALQAQIPHTLALAVWGNRGPTLVHWEPSPQAVVAHLRLGDVMPLLSSATGRCFAAWMPPALTAPLLAAELLQAGSSARSDLPRTDAALQQLLAGIRQQGCARVIDTLLPGTAAFCAPVFNASGHLALGILSLGATAGFDTAWGGSVHTPLQSMAQQLSHDLGHRAMVSPVQPTPTAAG from the coding sequence ATGGACAAGGAACGCGCGGGCATCCAATCGGTGGAAGTGGGCTTCACCCTGCTGCAGGCACTGGCCGGCGCAGGGCGCGCGCTGATGCTCAAGGACCTGGCAGGCACCGCTGGCATGAGTGCCGCCAAGGCCCACCGCTACCTGGTGAGCTTTTTGCGCCTGGACCTGGTGGTGCAGGACGCACGCGGCCGCTACGACCTGGGCCCGGCCGCCCTGCACCTGGGCCTGGCTACGCTGCAGCGCCAGGACCCGGTGCGCCTGGCCCGCGAACGCCTGCCGGCACTGCAGGCGCAGATTCCGCACACGCTGGCCCTGGCCGTCTGGGGCAACCGCGGCCCCACCCTGGTGCACTGGGAACCCAGCCCCCAGGCTGTGGTGGCCCATCTGCGCCTGGGCGATGTGATGCCCTTGCTCAGCTCTGCCACCGGCCGCTGCTTTGCCGCCTGGATGCCGCCGGCACTCACCGCGCCGCTGCTGGCCGCTGAACTGCTGCAGGCCGGCAGCAGCGCACGCAGCGACCTCCCCCGCACCGATGCCGCACTGCAGCAGTTGCTGGCTGGCATACGCCAGCAGGGCTGCGCCCGCGTGATCGACACCCTGCTGCCGGGCACTGCGGCGTTCTGCGCCCCGGTGTTCAACGCCAGCGGCCACCTGGCACTGGGCATTCTCAGCCTGGGAGCGACGGCCGGTTTCGACACCGCCTGGGGCGGCAGCGTGCACACCCCGCTGCAGTCCATGGCGCAGCAGCTGTCGCACGACCTCGGCCACCGCGCCATGGTGTCGCCCGTGCAGCCCACGCCCACGGCGGCCGGTTGA
- a CDS encoding Bug family tripartite tricarboxylate transporter substrate binding protein — protein sequence MDRRQWLAGTAAVAAGGLWGTRALAQTAAPGLAGWPRQSIRWLVPYPPGGGTDVLARTVAEAMRPALGQPIVIENKPGASTNIAAHQVATARADGYTLMSADNAVLAFNEHLFRKLPFEPARDFSYIGGISRFPLVLVVNPAFPVQTVAQLLERAQAQPGGIHYASPGNGSPHHLAMELFKQRTGAQLTHVPYKGAAPAVADVMGGQVPCMFLDLAAGLPLMQTGKVRPLASGSAQRLAALPQVPTLAEAGVSGAEVYAFQGVLGPAGIPTAVVERLNAELNRALASPAVALRLKELGMDALAGSPTQFYTQAREEARRWGEIIQRAGVQLD from the coding sequence ATGGATCGCAGACAGTGGCTGGCCGGCACCGCAGCGGTGGCGGCCGGCGGACTTTGGGGGACACGGGCGCTGGCGCAGACCGCTGCCCCCGGCCTCGCCGGCTGGCCGCGCCAGAGCATCCGGTGGCTGGTGCCCTATCCGCCGGGCGGTGGCACCGATGTGCTGGCCCGCACCGTGGCCGAGGCCATGCGCCCAGCACTGGGCCAGCCCATCGTGATCGAGAACAAGCCTGGCGCCTCCACCAATATCGCGGCCCACCAGGTGGCCACGGCGCGGGCGGACGGCTACACCCTGATGTCCGCCGACAACGCCGTGCTGGCCTTCAACGAACACCTGTTTCGCAAGCTGCCGTTTGAGCCGGCCCGGGACTTCAGCTACATCGGCGGCATCAGCCGCTTTCCGCTGGTGTTGGTGGTGAACCCGGCCTTTCCGGTGCAGACGGTGGCCCAGTTGCTGGAGCGGGCCCAGGCCCAGCCGGGCGGCATCCATTACGCCTCACCGGGCAATGGGTCTCCCCACCACCTGGCCATGGAGCTGTTCAAGCAGCGCACCGGGGCACAGCTGACCCATGTGCCCTACAAGGGCGCGGCACCGGCCGTGGCCGATGTGATGGGCGGGCAGGTGCCATGCATGTTTCTGGACCTGGCCGCCGGCCTGCCGCTGATGCAGACCGGCAAGGTGCGGCCGCTGGCCAGCGGCTCGGCCCAGCGCCTGGCCGCGCTGCCCCAGGTGCCCACGCTGGCCGAAGCGGGAGTAAGCGGTGCCGAGGTCTATGCCTTTCAGGGCGTGCTGGGCCCGGCCGGCATTCCCACGGCGGTGGTCGAGCGGCTCAATGCCGAGCTGAACCGCGCCCTGGCCAGCCCCGCCGTGGCGCTGCGCCTCAAGGAACTGGGCATGGATGCGCTGGCCGGCAGCCCCACCCAGTTCTACACCCAGGCGCGCGAAGAGGCGCGGCGCTGGGGCGAGATCATCCAGCGGGCGGGTGTGCAGCTGGATTGA
- a CDS encoding DUF3108 domain-containing protein: MRRRILVILLLTVVVGAAHWWLLNDLPWGQTTAKAPTTDTAPVFDTRSIAPPPPPPPPPPPKPAPAPKPRPPAPAPQPAPPPAPEPVPEPVAAPEPTPDAMPEPAGNNAAAGAAPVPAEAAPSTTPAPADDEDDEDSASSPPGNANAPPQGISLRAAPGQPRQTDLAYQAPPAQQLVFQVQGQVKGFSYSASARLRWQPQGPSYQASQEISAFLLGTRSQASRGQITASGLQPDRFEDRARKKLRAASMDWVAGLARFEPEAPLARIAPGTQDRLSVFLQLAGLLAAAPQRYPAGAEITLPTASTKAVEPWTFQMHGAEPLELPGGALDTLRLERLPRNGRDQKAELWLAPALGYLPVRIRLSESNGDYADLRLQSHSSP; this comes from the coding sequence ATGCGCCGCCGCATCCTGGTGATTCTGCTGCTGACCGTGGTGGTGGGCGCCGCCCACTGGTGGCTGCTAAACGATCTGCCCTGGGGACAGACCACCGCCAAAGCCCCTACAACCGACACTGCGCCGGTGTTTGACACCCGCAGCATTGCGCCGCCCCCGCCTCCACCACCTCCGCCGCCCCCCAAGCCCGCCCCGGCACCCAAGCCACGCCCTCCGGCGCCAGCCCCCCAGCCCGCTCCACCGCCTGCGCCGGAACCCGTACCGGAGCCTGTGGCAGCGCCCGAACCGACGCCGGACGCCATGCCGGAGCCTGCGGGGAACAATGCCGCCGCCGGAGCCGCGCCGGTGCCTGCCGAAGCCGCACCGTCCACCACGCCCGCGCCAGCGGACGACGAAGACGACGAGGACAGCGCAAGCTCCCCGCCGGGCAATGCCAATGCCCCGCCCCAGGGCATCAGCCTGCGCGCCGCCCCCGGCCAGCCACGGCAGACCGATCTGGCCTACCAGGCGCCACCGGCCCAACAGCTGGTGTTCCAGGTACAGGGCCAGGTCAAGGGCTTCAGCTACAGCGCCAGCGCCAGGCTGCGGTGGCAGCCCCAAGGCCCGTCCTACCAGGCCAGCCAGGAGATCAGTGCCTTCCTGCTGGGCACACGCTCCCAGGCCAGCCGCGGGCAGATCACCGCCAGCGGCCTGCAACCCGACCGCTTCGAAGACCGGGCGCGCAAAAAGCTGCGTGCAGCCAGCATGGACTGGGTCGCCGGCCTGGCACGTTTCGAGCCCGAGGCCCCGCTGGCCCGCATCGCCCCCGGCACGCAGGACCGGCTCAGCGTGTTCCTGCAGCTGGCCGGCCTGCTGGCCGCCGCACCACAGCGCTACCCCGCCGGCGCTGAAATCACCCTGCCCACGGCCAGTACCAAGGCCGTGGAGCCCTGGACCTTCCAGATGCACGGCGCCGAGCCACTGGAGCTGCCGGGCGGCGCGCTGGACACGCTGCGCCTTGAACGCCTGCCGCGCAACGGCCGCGACCAGAAAGCCGAGCTCTGGTTGGCCCCGGCACTGGGCTATCTGCCGGTGCGCATCCGGTTGAGCGAAAGCAACGGCGACTACGCGGACCTGCGGCTGCAATCCCACAGCAGCCCTTGA
- a CDS encoding TraB/GumN family protein, with translation MQHGNPMRSPWKRRMAAALLAWGAGWGLAQAAAPPSGKPAPAAQGCPPTLVAPSQQELVLLQRHARDRGMLWKLEHGGRTSWLYGTIHVNKLEWMMPGPRTIRALMGVDRLALELNLLDPAVLQALTEGLRARKGAPPLPPALQQRLDRQLQAACMPEALAPLRPEAQLVTLLTMVGRHQGLDPQLGVDLVLAGAAHAQGKPVIGLETPETQLRELVSDDPAEVQRSVDSGLRQLERADAPQQLARLVQAWADGDVRQLERYPQWCNCLNTAEERADYARLIDGRNPGMARAVAEQLRAGHTLFVAVGAMHLVGPQGLPALLAAQGFDVQPVAWGSRTPGGAAGTSGVKKAPAQ, from the coding sequence ATGCAGCACGGCAACCCGATGCGGTCTCCCTGGAAGCGCCGCATGGCGGCCGCGCTGCTGGCATGGGGCGCAGGCTGGGGGCTGGCACAGGCTGCAGCGCCCCCGTCCGGCAAACCGGCCCCTGCGGCGCAGGGCTGCCCGCCCACGCTGGTGGCGCCCAGCCAGCAGGAGCTGGTGCTGTTGCAGCGCCATGCGCGCGACCGCGGCATGCTCTGGAAGCTGGAGCATGGCGGCCGCACCAGCTGGCTGTACGGCACCATCCACGTCAACAAGCTCGAATGGATGATGCCCGGACCCCGCACCATCCGGGCGCTGATGGGCGTGGACCGCCTGGCGCTGGAACTGAATCTGCTGGACCCGGCCGTGCTCCAGGCCTTGACCGAAGGCCTGCGCGCTCGCAAGGGGGCACCGCCGCTGCCGCCGGCGCTGCAGCAACGCCTGGACCGCCAGTTGCAGGCCGCCTGCATGCCCGAGGCCCTGGCCCCGCTGCGGCCTGAGGCCCAGCTGGTGACGCTGCTGACCATGGTGGGGCGCCATCAGGGGCTGGATCCGCAGCTGGGGGTGGACCTGGTGCTGGCCGGTGCGGCCCATGCCCAGGGCAAGCCGGTGATCGGGCTGGAAACCCCGGAAACACAGCTGCGTGAGCTGGTGTCCGACGACCCGGCCGAGGTGCAGCGCAGCGTGGACAGCGGCTTGCGCCAGCTGGAGCGCGCGGATGCGCCACAGCAACTGGCGCGCCTGGTACAGGCCTGGGCCGATGGCGATGTGCGCCAGCTCGAACGCTATCCGCAGTGGTGCAACTGCCTGAACACGGCGGAGGAGCGCGCCGATTACGCCCGCCTGATCGACGGCCGCAACCCGGGCATGGCCCGCGCCGTTGCCGAGCAGCTGCGTGCCGGCCACACCCTGTTTGTGGCCGTGGGCGCCATGCACCTGGTCGGTCCCCAAGGCCTGCCTGCGCTGCTGGCGGCGCAGGGCTTTGACGTGCAGCCGGTGGCATGGGGCAGCAGGACGCCGGGCGGCGCTGCGGGCACTTCTGGCGTAAAAAAGGCGCCCGCGCAATAG
- a CDS encoding BTH_I0359 family protein, with the protein MQMLYDSDSFVVLHMQPELETPSAITLADGKTPAPPMPRHGFEIVDKRSGKEVYLDGSWAEMFQKVILEWQRESPTQEEVEDTLELYSGLAQNPVLVH; encoded by the coding sequence ATGCAAATGCTTTACGACTCGGATTCCTTTGTGGTCCTGCACATGCAGCCCGAGCTGGAGACACCCTCCGCCATCACCCTCGCCGACGGCAAGACCCCGGCACCTCCCATGCCCCGCCACGGCTTCGAGATCGTGGACAAACGCTCGGGCAAAGAGGTCTACCTGGACGGCTCCTGGGCCGAGATGTTTCAGAAAGTCATCCTGGAGTGGCAGCGTGAATCGCCCACCCAGGAAGAAGTCGAGGACACGCTGGAGCTGTATTCCGGCCTGGCCCAGAACCCGGTGCTGGTGCACTGA
- a CDS encoding fumarylacetoacetate hydrolase family protein: MKLATYKDGSRDGQLVVVSRDLRLAHYATGIASRMQQVLDDWAFLAPQLQDLYHQLNHGKAPHAFPFDPQQCMAPLPRAYQWADGSAYINHVELVRKARNAEVPANFYTDPLMYQGGSDDFIGPCDDIVVPSEAMGIDFEAEIAVVTTDVPMGSTPAQALDGIRLVMLANDVSLRNLIPNELAKGFGFFQAKPATAFSPVAVTLDELGDSWKNGRLHLTLQSTWNGRKVGMCDAGEDMTFHFGQLIAHICKTRNVRAGSIIGSGTVSNPGVETGKGKAKRMEWPKGYSCIAEKRCIETIQDGAPQTEFMKFGDTIRIEMKGKDGASLFGAIDQNVVPPGADRGDGADDE; this comes from the coding sequence ATGAAACTCGCCACCTACAAAGATGGTTCCCGTGACGGCCAACTGGTCGTCGTCTCGCGCGATCTGCGGCTGGCCCATTATGCGACTGGCATCGCCAGCCGGATGCAGCAGGTGCTCGATGACTGGGCTTTTCTGGCCCCGCAGCTGCAGGACCTCTACCACCAGCTCAACCACGGCAAGGCCCCGCATGCCTTCCCTTTCGACCCGCAGCAGTGCATGGCGCCGCTGCCGCGCGCCTACCAGTGGGCCGACGGCTCGGCCTACATCAACCATGTGGAGCTGGTGCGCAAGGCGCGCAATGCGGAGGTGCCGGCCAACTTCTACACCGACCCGCTGATGTACCAGGGCGGCAGCGATGATTTCATCGGCCCGTGCGACGACATCGTGGTGCCCAGCGAGGCCATGGGCATCGACTTCGAAGCCGAAATCGCCGTGGTCACCACCGATGTGCCCATGGGCAGCACGCCGGCCCAGGCGCTGGACGGTATCCGCCTGGTGATGCTGGCCAACGATGTCAGCTTGCGCAACCTCATTCCCAACGAGCTGGCCAAGGGTTTCGGTTTCTTCCAGGCCAAGCCGGCCACGGCCTTCAGCCCGGTGGCGGTGACGCTGGACGAGCTGGGCGACAGCTGGAAGAACGGCCGCCTGCACCTGACGCTGCAATCCACCTGGAACGGCCGCAAGGTGGGCATGTGCGATGCCGGTGAGGACATGACCTTCCACTTCGGCCAGCTGATTGCCCACATCTGCAAGACGCGCAATGTGCGGGCCGGCTCCATCATCGGCAGCGGCACGGTCAGCAACCCCGGGGTGGAAACCGGCAAGGGCAAGGCCAAGCGCATGGAATGGCCCAAGGGCTATAGCTGCATTGCCGAGAAGCGCTGCATCGAAACCATCCAGGACGGGGCGCCGCAGACCGAATTCATGAAGTTTGGCGACACCATCCGCATCGAGATGAAGGGCAAGGACGGGGCCAGCCTGTTTGGTGCCATCGACCAGAACGTGGTGCCGCCCGGTGCCGATCGGGGTGATGGTGCCGATGACGAATAA